In one Ananas comosus cultivar F153 linkage group 12, ASM154086v1, whole genome shotgun sequence genomic region, the following are encoded:
- the LOC109718427 gene encoding uncharacterized protein LOC109718427, which yields MDSSSDDEPEFDYKKLKMTNILLNDQFACDIEELKDGREMNHQKSPVNYKQETPLLRFFSWNEARLGFKNSFKKINISGGVPLLNKACSELGGDDIDVERRCLGYSKRTKVHPEEKAKEIGFEDEDQFEIGKWEKKSVLSRNGEMELSTDTFFASIDQRSEKADGGSACTVLAVIIADWMHRNPNSLPLRCQFDQQIREGSSEWRKLCDDDNYKENFSDRHFDLNTIIEARIRPIIEIVDNSFIGFFRLDDIEYLQAVRSFDSIWNELLHNNEFEERVYITSWNDHFFVLKMEKSAIYLIDTLGERLYEGCNQAYILKFSEASVIYRKKHTSGSRKGESNGETNDVESRGLNEENGSPVEIICEGMACCKEYIKGFLAAIPLRGLQEDIRKGFKEENTMHKRLQIEFHYMAPCTDKSSAGL from the coding sequence ATGGATTCATCATCAGATGATGAGCCTGAGTTCGattataaaaagttgaaaatgacCAATATCTTACTCAACGATCAATTTGCTTGTGATATTGAAGAATTAAAGGATGGAAGAGAGATGAATCACCAAAAATCACCTGTCAACTACAAACAAGAAACTCCCCTTTTGAGGTTTTTTTCTTGGAATGAAGCAAGACTTGGCTTCAAAAACAGCTTCaaaaagatcaatatttctgggGGAGTTCCACTCTTGAATAAAGCATGCAGTGAACTCGGTGGCGATGATATCGATGTCGAGAGGCGATGTTTAGGGTACTCAAAGAGAACTAAAGTACACCCTGAGGAAAAGGCGAAAGAAATAGGGtttgaagatgaagatcaaTTTGAGATTGGAAAGTGGGAAAAGAAGAGTGTTTTAAGCAGAAATGGTGAGATGGAGCTTTCTACCGATACATTTTTCGCGTCAATTGATCAAAGAAGTGAGAAAGCCGATGGTGGGAGTGCATGCACGGTTCTCGCAGTAATCATTGCCGATTGGATGCATAGAAACCCAAATTCTCTTCCATTAAGATGCCAGTTCGATCAACAAATTCGTGAGGGGTCTTCAGAATGGAGAAAACTTTGTGACGATGATAATTATAAAGAAAACTTCTCCGACCGGCATTTCGATCTCAATACAATAATAGAGGCAAGAATAAGACCGATAATTGAAATCGTGGATAATTCCTTCATTGGTTTCTTCAGGTTAGATGATATTGAATACCTTCAAGCAGTGAGGTCTTTTGACAGCATATGGAATGAGCTTTTACACAACAATGAATTCGAAGAAAGGGTATATATCACTAGTTGGAATGAtcacttttttgttttaaagATGGAAAAAAGTGCTATTTATTTGATCGACACACTTGGGGAGAGATTATATGAAGGTTGCAACCAAGCATACATATTGAAGTTCAGTGAAGCGAGCGTGATCTATAGAAAGAAACATACTTCTGGCTCTCGAAAAGGAGAATCCAATGGTGAAACAAATGATGTGGAAAGCCGAGGGCTAAACGAAGAAAATGGTTCTCCTGTCGAGATCATTTGCGAAGGGATGGCGTGCTGTAAAGAGTATATCAAGGGGTTTTTAGCAGCTATTCCATTGAGAGGACTCCAAGAAGACATCAGAAAAGGGTTTAAAGAAGAAAATACTATGCATAAAAGGCTACAGATTGAGTTCCATTATATGGCTCCTTGCACTGATAAATCATCAGCAGGGTTATAA
- the LOC109718428 gene encoding uncharacterized protein LOC109718428, with protein MSFNLHLTVHAIEQLPRKKLKELNISSLNLRIQWIGDGKKHGFFGKRFKRSHTLKQQIQDNGIVQWNEEFEQVVNLKRDNSESFRSWNINLQVRGMDQRMKGKELIFVEAKIDITEYFPADSGMNLRIPVNFKIGDCEAANN; from the exons ATGAGCTTCAATCTACACTTAACTGTTCATGCGATTGAACAACTCCCTCGGAAGAAATTAAAGGAGCTCAACATCAGCAGTTTAAATCTGAGGATCCAATGGATCGGAGACGGGAAAAAACATGGCTTTTTTGGTAAAAGGTTCAAGAGGAGTCACACCTTGAAGCAACAAATCCAAGATAATGGCATTGTTCAGTGGAACGAAGAGTTCGAGCAGGTTGTCAACCTCAAAAGGGACAATTCTGAGAGTTTCAGAAGTTGGAACATCAATCTACAAGTTCGA GGAATGGATCAGAGAATGAAAGGTAAAGAACTGATTTTTGTCGAGGCCAAGATAGATATTACTGAGTATTTTCCAGCAGATAGTGGGATGAACTTGAGAATTCCAGTCAATTTCAAGATTGGAGATT GTGAAGCTGCAAACAACTGA
- the LOC109718043 gene encoding TBC1 domain family member 10B-like isoform X3 — MKGKSLPLITFEHKRDAYGFAVRPQHLQRYREYANIYKEEEEERSDRWKDFLERQAEASRIPSEDSSGEDIKITPSHEEEGIPVENTDEIENGPEKENVEKEEKEHKLQIWAQIRPSLSSIDQMMSLRIKKRKKSSGGGSHLAPIEEAKQSEDSDDEFYDAEKIDPNQEVLSGGEGGNSDSNLNSNGESQEALHPWKEELECLVRGGLPMALRGELWQAFVSVGTRRVEGYYNSLLAREVNTKGNNVHVPVPLNDANSQPKVPNGVGSEKWKGQIEKDLPRTFPGHPALDEDGRNALRRLLTAYARHNPSVGYCQAMNFFAGLLLLLMPEENAFWTLTGIIDDYFDGYYSEEMIESQVDQLVLEELVRERFPKLVNHLDYLGVQVAWVTGPWFLSIYMNMLPWESVLRVWDVLLFDGNRVMLFRTALALMELYGPALVTTKDAGDAVTLLQSLAGSTFDSSQLVLTACMGYQTVNELKLQELRNKHRPSVLAAMEERSRGLRVFKDSKGLATKLYSFKRNPEPLVSEANSKEGLNDINGNRDALESDSPTIDCIVSGLEVDSEVDSLPDLQEQVTWLKVELCRLLEEKRSAVLGAEELETALMEMVKQDNRRQLSAKVEQLEQEVSELRQALSDKQEQERAMLQVLMRVEQEQKVTEDARIYAEQDAAAQRYATHVLQIHAGEVRRDDGFTRTNGEQGCDGRNHVGGYTAVSV, encoded by the exons ATGAAGGGGAAAAGCTTGCCCCTTATCACCTTCGAGCATAAGAG GGATGCTTACGGGTTTGCGGTGCGGCCTCAACACTTGCAGAGGTACCGAGAGTATGCCAACATCTACAAG gaggaagaagaggagagatcAGATAGATGGAAGGACTTTCTAGAACGCCAGGCTGAAGCTTCTAGAATACCTTCGGAAGATTCTTCTGGAGAGGACATCAAAATCACGCCTTCGCATGAAGAAGAAGGAATCCCAGTAGAAAACACTGATGAAATCGAGAATGGACCAGAGAAGGAGAATGTGgaaaaggaggaaaaggaaCACAAGCTTCAAATTTGGGCTCAAATTAGGCCTTCCCTCAGCTCCATTGATCAGATGATGAGCCTTAGGataaagaagaggaagaaatcCTCTGGTGGTGGGTCCCATCTTGCTCCCATAGAGGAGGCAAAGCAATCAGAGGATTCCGACGATGAGTTCTATGACGCGGAGAAGATCGACCCAAACCAAGAAGTGCTTTCGGGGGGCGAGGGTGGCAATtctgattcaaatttgaattcgaatggAGAAAGCCAAGAGGCCCTCCACCCGTGGAAGGAAGAGTTAGAATGCTTAGTCCGTGGGGGTCTACCAATGGCCCTTAGAGGAGAG TTATGGCAAGCATTTGTGAGTGTCGGAACTCGCAGGGTGGAGGGGTATTACAACAGTCTGCTCGCTCGAGAAGTTAATACTAAAGGAAATAATGTTCATGTCCCTGTGCCTTTGAATGATGCTAATAGCCAACCAAAAGTACCAAATGGAGTTGGATCAGAAAAATGGAAAGGGCAGATAGAAAAG GATTTGCCAAGAACATTTCCAGGTCATCCAGCTCTAGATGAAGATGGGAGGAATGCTTTGAGACGGTTACTGACGGCATATGCTAGGCATAACCCGTCTGTTGGGTATTGCCAG GCTATGAACTTTTTTGCCGGTTTACTACTATTACTGATGCCTGAGGAAAATGCATTTTG GACTTTAACAGGCATCATTGATGACTACTTTGATGGTTATTACTCAGAGGAGATGATTGAATCTCAG GTTGATCAGCTTGTTTTAGAGGAATTAGTCCGTGAGAGATTTCCAAAACTAG TAAACCATCTTGATTATCTTGGAGTTCAGGTTGCATGGGTTACGGGGCCATGGTTCCTTTCCATCTACATGAATATGCTTCCTTGGGAAAGTG TGCTTCGTGTGTGGGATGTGCTTTTATTCGATGGGAATCGCGTAATGCTCTTCAGAACAGCACTTGCTCTTATGGAGTTATATG GCCCGGCACTTGTCACTACAAAAGATGCTGGAGATGCAGTTACCCTGTTGCAATCTCTGGCTGGTTCTACTTTTGACAGTAGCCAGCTTGTACTCACTGCTTGCATGGGATATCAAACGGTTAATGAACTAAAACTTCAAGAATTAAGAAATAAGCATCGGCCCTCTGTTTTAGCTGCAATGGAGGAAAGGTCGAGAGGGCTTCGAGTTTTTAAGGATTCAAAAGGCCTCGCAACTAAGTTATATAGTTTCAAAAGAAACCCTGAGCCACTTGTTTCAGAAGCAAATTCGAAAGAAGGATTGAATGACATTAATGGAAACAGGGATGCATTGGAATCTGATTCACCCACTATAGATTGTATAGTTAGTGGTTTGGAAGTTGATTCTGAAGTGGACTCTTTGCCTGATCTCCAAGAACAG GTGACGTGGTTGAAGGTTGAGTTGTGCAGATTGCTGGAGGAGAAAAGGTCAGCAGTGCTCGG aGCTGAGGAGTTAGAGACAGCATTAATGGAGATGGTCAAACAGGATAACAGACGTCAGCTGAGTGCAAAG GTTGAACAATTAGAGCAAGAGGTATCTGAGCTGCGCCAGGCACTATCCGACAAGCAAGAGCAAGAACGTGCCATGCTTCAA GTCTTGATGCGGGTCGAACAAGAGCAGAAAGTGACAGAGGATGCTCGCATATATGCTGAACAAGATGCTGCTGCTCAACGATACGCTACTCATGTTCTCCAG ATACATGCAGGAGAAGTACGAAGAGACGATGGCTTTACTCGCACAAATGGAGAACAGGGCTGTGATGGCAGAAACCATGTTGGAGGCTACACTGCAGTATCAGTCTAG
- the LOC109718043 gene encoding TBC1 domain family member 8B-like isoform X2: MKGKSLPLITFEHKRDAYGFAVRPQHLQRYREYANIYKEEEEERSDRWKDFLERQAEASRIPSEDSSGEDIKITPSHEEEGIPVENTDEIENGPEKENVEKEEKEHKLQIWAQIRPSLSSIDQMMSLRIKKRKKSSGGGSHLAPIEEAKQSEDSDDEFYDAEKIDPNQEVLSGGEGGNSDSNLNSNGESQEALHPWKEELECLVRGGLPMALRGELWQAFVSVGTRRVEGYYNSLLAREVNTKGNNVHVPVPLNDANSQPKVPNGVGSEKWKGQIEKDLPRTFPGHPALDEDGRNALRRLLTAYARHNPSVGYCQAMNFFAGLLLLLMPEENAFWTLTGIIDDYFDGYYSEEMIESQVDQLVLEELVRERFPKLVNHLDYLGVQVAWVTGPWFLSIYMNMLPWESVLRVWDVLLFDGNRVMLFRTALALMELYGPALVTTKDAGDAVTLLQSLAGSTFDSSQLVLTACMGYQTVNELKLQELRNKHRPSVLAAMEERSRGLRVFKDSKGLATKLYSFKRNPEPLVSEANSKEGLNDINGNRDALESDSPTIDCIVSGLEVDSEVDSLPDLQEQVTWLKVELCRLLEEKRAEELETALMEMVKQDNRRQLSAKVEQLEQEVSELRQALSDKQEQERAMLQVLMRVEQEQKVTEDARIYAEQDAAAQRYATHVLQEKYEETMALLAQMENRAVMAETMLEATLQYQSSQLKAAQPSSPSPRTPTQDLSPAQMTQDSSLAIPPRRISLLSRPFGLGWRDKNKGKPSNSEEPAEQKNTSDGEQSVQTPEKVMNGHQEAEKVELTDGK, translated from the exons ATGAAGGGGAAAAGCTTGCCCCTTATCACCTTCGAGCATAAGAG GGATGCTTACGGGTTTGCGGTGCGGCCTCAACACTTGCAGAGGTACCGAGAGTATGCCAACATCTACAAG gaggaagaagaggagagatcAGATAGATGGAAGGACTTTCTAGAACGCCAGGCTGAAGCTTCTAGAATACCTTCGGAAGATTCTTCTGGAGAGGACATCAAAATCACGCCTTCGCATGAAGAAGAAGGAATCCCAGTAGAAAACACTGATGAAATCGAGAATGGACCAGAGAAGGAGAATGTGgaaaaggaggaaaaggaaCACAAGCTTCAAATTTGGGCTCAAATTAGGCCTTCCCTCAGCTCCATTGATCAGATGATGAGCCTTAGGataaagaagaggaagaaatcCTCTGGTGGTGGGTCCCATCTTGCTCCCATAGAGGAGGCAAAGCAATCAGAGGATTCCGACGATGAGTTCTATGACGCGGAGAAGATCGACCCAAACCAAGAAGTGCTTTCGGGGGGCGAGGGTGGCAATtctgattcaaatttgaattcgaatggAGAAAGCCAAGAGGCCCTCCACCCGTGGAAGGAAGAGTTAGAATGCTTAGTCCGTGGGGGTCTACCAATGGCCCTTAGAGGAGAG TTATGGCAAGCATTTGTGAGTGTCGGAACTCGCAGGGTGGAGGGGTATTACAACAGTCTGCTCGCTCGAGAAGTTAATACTAAAGGAAATAATGTTCATGTCCCTGTGCCTTTGAATGATGCTAATAGCCAACCAAAAGTACCAAATGGAGTTGGATCAGAAAAATGGAAAGGGCAGATAGAAAAG GATTTGCCAAGAACATTTCCAGGTCATCCAGCTCTAGATGAAGATGGGAGGAATGCTTTGAGACGGTTACTGACGGCATATGCTAGGCATAACCCGTCTGTTGGGTATTGCCAG GCTATGAACTTTTTTGCCGGTTTACTACTATTACTGATGCCTGAGGAAAATGCATTTTG GACTTTAACAGGCATCATTGATGACTACTTTGATGGTTATTACTCAGAGGAGATGATTGAATCTCAG GTTGATCAGCTTGTTTTAGAGGAATTAGTCCGTGAGAGATTTCCAAAACTAG TAAACCATCTTGATTATCTTGGAGTTCAGGTTGCATGGGTTACGGGGCCATGGTTCCTTTCCATCTACATGAATATGCTTCCTTGGGAAAGTG TGCTTCGTGTGTGGGATGTGCTTTTATTCGATGGGAATCGCGTAATGCTCTTCAGAACAGCACTTGCTCTTATGGAGTTATATG GCCCGGCACTTGTCACTACAAAAGATGCTGGAGATGCAGTTACCCTGTTGCAATCTCTGGCTGGTTCTACTTTTGACAGTAGCCAGCTTGTACTCACTGCTTGCATGGGATATCAAACGGTTAATGAACTAAAACTTCAAGAATTAAGAAATAAGCATCGGCCCTCTGTTTTAGCTGCAATGGAGGAAAGGTCGAGAGGGCTTCGAGTTTTTAAGGATTCAAAAGGCCTCGCAACTAAGTTATATAGTTTCAAAAGAAACCCTGAGCCACTTGTTTCAGAAGCAAATTCGAAAGAAGGATTGAATGACATTAATGGAAACAGGGATGCATTGGAATCTGATTCACCCACTATAGATTGTATAGTTAGTGGTTTGGAAGTTGATTCTGAAGTGGACTCTTTGCCTGATCTCCAAGAACAG GTGACGTGGTTGAAGGTTGAGTTGTGCAGATTGCTGGAGGAGAAAAG aGCTGAGGAGTTAGAGACAGCATTAATGGAGATGGTCAAACAGGATAACAGACGTCAGCTGAGTGCAAAG GTTGAACAATTAGAGCAAGAGGTATCTGAGCTGCGCCAGGCACTATCCGACAAGCAAGAGCAAGAACGTGCCATGCTTCAA GTCTTGATGCGGGTCGAACAAGAGCAGAAAGTGACAGAGGATGCTCGCATATATGCTGAACAAGATGCTGCTGCTCAACGATACGCTACTCATGTTCTCCAG GAGAAGTACGAAGAGACGATGGCTTTACTCGCACAAATGGAGAACAGGGCTGTGATGGCAGAAACCATGTTGGAGGCTACACTGCAGTATCAGTCTAGCCAACTCAAAGCAGCACAACCTTCGAGTCCTTCACCAAG AACTCCGACCCAGGATCTTTCTCCTGCGCAAATGACCCAAGACTCATCTCTAGCTATTCCTCCCCGAAGAATAAGTTTGCTTTCGAGACCATTTGGACTTGGGTGGCGCGATAAGAACAAG GGCAAACCAAGTAACTCGGAGGAGCCTGCTGAACAAAAGAACACTAGCGATGGGGAACAGAGCGTCCAAACGCCCGAGAAAGTAATGAATGGACACCAAGAAGCAGAAAAAGTTGAACTTACCGATGGAAAGTGA
- the LOC109718043 gene encoding TBC1 domain family member 8B-like isoform X1 encodes MKGKSLPLITFEHKRDAYGFAVRPQHLQRYREYANIYKEEEEERSDRWKDFLERQAEASRIPSEDSSGEDIKITPSHEEEGIPVENTDEIENGPEKENVEKEEKEHKLQIWAQIRPSLSSIDQMMSLRIKKRKKSSGGGSHLAPIEEAKQSEDSDDEFYDAEKIDPNQEVLSGGEGGNSDSNLNSNGESQEALHPWKEELECLVRGGLPMALRGELWQAFVSVGTRRVEGYYNSLLAREVNTKGNNVHVPVPLNDANSQPKVPNGVGSEKWKGQIEKDLPRTFPGHPALDEDGRNALRRLLTAYARHNPSVGYCQAMNFFAGLLLLLMPEENAFWTLTGIIDDYFDGYYSEEMIESQVDQLVLEELVRERFPKLVNHLDYLGVQVAWVTGPWFLSIYMNMLPWESVLRVWDVLLFDGNRVMLFRTALALMELYGPALVTTKDAGDAVTLLQSLAGSTFDSSQLVLTACMGYQTVNELKLQELRNKHRPSVLAAMEERSRGLRVFKDSKGLATKLYSFKRNPEPLVSEANSKEGLNDINGNRDALESDSPTIDCIVSGLEVDSEVDSLPDLQEQVTWLKVELCRLLEEKRSAVLGAEELETALMEMVKQDNRRQLSAKVEQLEQEVSELRQALSDKQEQERAMLQVLMRVEQEQKVTEDARIYAEQDAAAQRYATHVLQEKYEETMALLAQMENRAVMAETMLEATLQYQSSQLKAAQPSSPSPRTPTQDLSPAQMTQDSSLAIPPRRISLLSRPFGLGWRDKNKGKPSNSEEPAEQKNTSDGEQSVQTPEKVMNGHQEAEKVELTDGK; translated from the exons ATGAAGGGGAAAAGCTTGCCCCTTATCACCTTCGAGCATAAGAG GGATGCTTACGGGTTTGCGGTGCGGCCTCAACACTTGCAGAGGTACCGAGAGTATGCCAACATCTACAAG gaggaagaagaggagagatcAGATAGATGGAAGGACTTTCTAGAACGCCAGGCTGAAGCTTCTAGAATACCTTCGGAAGATTCTTCTGGAGAGGACATCAAAATCACGCCTTCGCATGAAGAAGAAGGAATCCCAGTAGAAAACACTGATGAAATCGAGAATGGACCAGAGAAGGAGAATGTGgaaaaggaggaaaaggaaCACAAGCTTCAAATTTGGGCTCAAATTAGGCCTTCCCTCAGCTCCATTGATCAGATGATGAGCCTTAGGataaagaagaggaagaaatcCTCTGGTGGTGGGTCCCATCTTGCTCCCATAGAGGAGGCAAAGCAATCAGAGGATTCCGACGATGAGTTCTATGACGCGGAGAAGATCGACCCAAACCAAGAAGTGCTTTCGGGGGGCGAGGGTGGCAATtctgattcaaatttgaattcgaatggAGAAAGCCAAGAGGCCCTCCACCCGTGGAAGGAAGAGTTAGAATGCTTAGTCCGTGGGGGTCTACCAATGGCCCTTAGAGGAGAG TTATGGCAAGCATTTGTGAGTGTCGGAACTCGCAGGGTGGAGGGGTATTACAACAGTCTGCTCGCTCGAGAAGTTAATACTAAAGGAAATAATGTTCATGTCCCTGTGCCTTTGAATGATGCTAATAGCCAACCAAAAGTACCAAATGGAGTTGGATCAGAAAAATGGAAAGGGCAGATAGAAAAG GATTTGCCAAGAACATTTCCAGGTCATCCAGCTCTAGATGAAGATGGGAGGAATGCTTTGAGACGGTTACTGACGGCATATGCTAGGCATAACCCGTCTGTTGGGTATTGCCAG GCTATGAACTTTTTTGCCGGTTTACTACTATTACTGATGCCTGAGGAAAATGCATTTTG GACTTTAACAGGCATCATTGATGACTACTTTGATGGTTATTACTCAGAGGAGATGATTGAATCTCAG GTTGATCAGCTTGTTTTAGAGGAATTAGTCCGTGAGAGATTTCCAAAACTAG TAAACCATCTTGATTATCTTGGAGTTCAGGTTGCATGGGTTACGGGGCCATGGTTCCTTTCCATCTACATGAATATGCTTCCTTGGGAAAGTG TGCTTCGTGTGTGGGATGTGCTTTTATTCGATGGGAATCGCGTAATGCTCTTCAGAACAGCACTTGCTCTTATGGAGTTATATG GCCCGGCACTTGTCACTACAAAAGATGCTGGAGATGCAGTTACCCTGTTGCAATCTCTGGCTGGTTCTACTTTTGACAGTAGCCAGCTTGTACTCACTGCTTGCATGGGATATCAAACGGTTAATGAACTAAAACTTCAAGAATTAAGAAATAAGCATCGGCCCTCTGTTTTAGCTGCAATGGAGGAAAGGTCGAGAGGGCTTCGAGTTTTTAAGGATTCAAAAGGCCTCGCAACTAAGTTATATAGTTTCAAAAGAAACCCTGAGCCACTTGTTTCAGAAGCAAATTCGAAAGAAGGATTGAATGACATTAATGGAAACAGGGATGCATTGGAATCTGATTCACCCACTATAGATTGTATAGTTAGTGGTTTGGAAGTTGATTCTGAAGTGGACTCTTTGCCTGATCTCCAAGAACAG GTGACGTGGTTGAAGGTTGAGTTGTGCAGATTGCTGGAGGAGAAAAGGTCAGCAGTGCTCGG aGCTGAGGAGTTAGAGACAGCATTAATGGAGATGGTCAAACAGGATAACAGACGTCAGCTGAGTGCAAAG GTTGAACAATTAGAGCAAGAGGTATCTGAGCTGCGCCAGGCACTATCCGACAAGCAAGAGCAAGAACGTGCCATGCTTCAA GTCTTGATGCGGGTCGAACAAGAGCAGAAAGTGACAGAGGATGCTCGCATATATGCTGAACAAGATGCTGCTGCTCAACGATACGCTACTCATGTTCTCCAG GAGAAGTACGAAGAGACGATGGCTTTACTCGCACAAATGGAGAACAGGGCTGTGATGGCAGAAACCATGTTGGAGGCTACACTGCAGTATCAGTCTAGCCAACTCAAAGCAGCACAACCTTCGAGTCCTTCACCAAG AACTCCGACCCAGGATCTTTCTCCTGCGCAAATGACCCAAGACTCATCTCTAGCTATTCCTCCCCGAAGAATAAGTTTGCTTTCGAGACCATTTGGACTTGGGTGGCGCGATAAGAACAAG GGCAAACCAAGTAACTCGGAGGAGCCTGCTGAACAAAAGAACACTAGCGATGGGGAACAGAGCGTCCAAACGCCCGAGAAAGTAATGAATGGACACCAAGAAGCAGAAAAAGTTGAACTTACCGATGGAAAGTGA
- the LOC109718045 gene encoding probable WRKY transcription factor 3 → MQETQKIVVSKPVASRPFSSSRYFSEVLPGSTSASPTTTLSDTAVAIRPKSLRPVTHQRESSAAISTSMDDASDSGVCNHLSDKASVVTLKSESKSAAILYKPTAKAVSKNIASFLANLGNFDATHQQVATEKPAPVQISEHINQNPHGNSTAQVDISMYQISDPSNFVPRNIEQENVQQPSNGADRISYDGYNWRKYGQKQVKGSEFPRSYYKCTHPNCPVRKKVERSLDGQVTEIVYTGEHNHPKPQSSKKLLLGTQRQGSSSTECGKESGNTQCGNNPVVEENSSHALRLENKVDEGFRGIKNYHGHVYLPNSSSSSDGFHGDFKIGENSSELGGATAGFSKDKPDYKRRKKDDQLSGGSAAAAFVEPHSAAQNLVESDVSGDGFHWRKYGQKVVKGNSYPRSYYRCTSPKCNVRKYVERASDDSASFVTTYEGEHNHGMPTKKNESSSLRTSLANP, encoded by the exons ATGCAAGAAACTCAGAAGATTGTTGTTTCTAAGCCTGTGGCTTCAAGACCCTTTTCAAGCTCCAGGTACTTCTCAGAAGTACTTCCTGGCTCCACAAGTGCTTCTCCCACAACTACTCTTTCTGATACAGCAGTTGCAATTAGACCTAAGAGTCTGAGACCTGTAACCCATCAGAGAGAATCCTCAGCTGCAATTTCAACATCCATG GATGATGCATCAGATTCAGGTGTCTGTAATCATTTGTCCGACAAGGCATCTGTTGTTACTCTAAAATCGGAATCCAAATCGGCAGCTATCTTATACAAACCTACGGCAAAAGCAGTGTCGAAAAACATCGCTTCGTTCTTGGCCAATTTG GGAAACTTTGATGCAACCCATCAACAAGTGGCGACAGAAAAACCGGCCCCAGTTCAAATTTCTGAACATATAAATCAAAATCCCCACGGCAATTCAACTGCGCAAGTGGATATCAGTATGTACCAAATCTCCGATCCGTCGAATTTTGTTCCGCGCAATATTGAACAAGAAAATGTGCAACAACCTAGCAATGGCGCGGATCGAATTTCTTATGACGGTTATAACTGGCGAAAGTACGGGCAAAAGCAAGTGAAAGGAAGCGAATTTCCGCGAAGTTACTACAAATGCACGCACCCAAACTGCCCGGTGAGAAAGAAGGTGGAGAGATCGCTCGATGGGCAAGTAACTGAAATCGTGTATACCGGTGAGCACAATCATCCTAAGCCGCAATCTTCGAAGAAATTACTGTTGGGTACTCAAAGGCAAGGCTCTAGCTCTACTGAGTGTGGAAAAGAGAGTGGCAATACACAATGTGGTAATAATCCTGTGGTTGAGGAGAATAGTTCACATGCTTTAAGATTGGAGAACAAAGTTGATGAGGGTTTTCGCGGGATTAAGAATTATCATGGGCATGTTTATCTCCCAAATAGTTCTTCAAGTTCTGACGGGTTTCATGGCGATTTCAAAATTGGTGAGAATAGCAGTGAGCTTGGAGGAGCAACAGCAGGGTTTAGTAAAGATAAACCTGATTACAAGAGAAG GAAGAAGGATGATCAGTTAAGCGGAGGCAGCGCAGCAGCAGCTTTTGTCGAGCCTCATTCTGCGGCGCAAAATTTGGTGGAATCCGACGTCTCAGGAGACGGCTTTCATTGGAGAAAATACGGGCAGAAGGTCGTAAAGGGAAATTCGTATCCGAG AAGCTACTACAGATGCACCAGTCCAAAATGCAACGTGCGAAAGTACGTCGAGAGAGCGTCGGATGATTCGGCCTCGTTCGTGACAACGTACGAGGGCGAGCATAACCACGGAATGCCGACCAAGAAGAATGAATCCAGTTCCCTCAGAACCTCGCTTGCTAACCCATGA